One Acidimicrobiales bacterium DNA segment encodes these proteins:
- a CDS encoding M20 family metallopeptidase has translation MTMLDNLAAAAIREEAEAGLDPVIDLRRAIHREPELGIANPITIGRVGDALSDLPLEVHRGEGEITSYWADLKGASDGPTVLLRADTDALPMTEDTDLDFRSTIDGRAHACGHDAHTAMLVGAARILANRRDDFAGTVRFMFQPGEEGMGGAALMIEEGVLDGVEAAYALHITPNCPSGFVAGRAGAIMAAADVFRITVNGAGGHASTPHFTTDPVTIAAHIVTAIQTMVTREIHAFEPAIVTVTQIEAGTTTNVIPEKAHLAGTIRSMAAHTRDQVHLAVARVAHSVAATFNATADVEIEKGYPVTVNHAGPVELVKKVTEAVLGERRFLELPFPVMGAEDFSYLLEKVPGAMSLLGVCPDHIQNSLEAPACHSNKMMLHEPAMANGMAVHAATAIAALAELRG, from the coding sequence ATGACGATGTTGGACAATCTGGCGGCCGCCGCGATCCGAGAGGAAGCCGAGGCCGGTCTCGACCCGGTGATCGACCTGCGGCGAGCGATCCATCGCGAACCGGAGCTCGGCATCGCCAACCCGATCACGATCGGACGGGTGGGCGACGCGCTCTCCGACCTCCCGCTGGAGGTGCACCGGGGCGAGGGCGAGATCACGTCCTATTGGGCCGACCTGAAGGGTGCATCGGACGGGCCGACGGTCCTGCTCCGAGCCGACACCGACGCCCTCCCGATGACCGAGGACACCGACCTCGACTTCCGCAGCACGATCGATGGCCGCGCCCACGCCTGCGGGCACGATGCCCACACCGCCATGCTGGTCGGCGCCGCCCGGATCCTCGCGAACCGTCGCGACGACTTCGCCGGCACCGTTCGCTTCATGTTCCAACCCGGCGAGGAGGGCATGGGCGGGGCCGCGCTGATGATCGAGGAGGGCGTGCTCGACGGGGTCGAGGCCGCCTACGCGCTCCACATCACGCCCAACTGCCCGAGTGGCTTCGTGGCCGGACGCGCGGGAGCGATCATGGCGGCTGCCGACGTGTTTCGCATCACCGTCAACGGGGCCGGTGGCCACGCATCGACGCCGCACTTCACCACCGATCCGGTCACGATCGCGGCCCACATCGTCACTGCGATCCAAACCATGGTGACGCGCGAGATCCACGCCTTCGAACCGGCGATCGTCACCGTCACCCAGATCGAAGCGGGCACCACCACCAACGTGATTCCCGAGAAGGCCCACCTCGCCGGCACGATCCGCAGCATGGCGGCCCACACCCGCGATCAGGTGCACCTGGCCGTCGCCCGTGTGGCCCACAGCGTGGCTGCAACGTTCAACGCGACGGCCGATGTCGAGATCGAGAAGGGTTACCCGGTCACGGTGAACCATGCCGGGCCCGTGGAGCTGGTGAAGAAGGTCACCGAAGCGGTCCTGGGGGAACGCCGCTTCCTCGAACTCCCGTTCCCGGTGATGGGGGCCGAGGACTTCAGCTACCTGCTCGAGAAGGTGCCCGGTGCGATGAGTCTCCTCGGTGTCTGCCCCGACCACATCCAGAACTCCCTCGAGGCCCCGGCGTGCCACAGCAACAAGATGATGCTGCACGAGCCGGCGATGGCCAACGGCATGGCCGTCCACGCGGCGACCGCGATCGCGGCGCTCGCCGAGCTGCGAGGTTGA
- a CDS encoding histidine phosphatase family protein, whose protein sequence is MELIIVRHGRPHTAVDVDGIADPGLDEIGKWQADRVSEWLAHEAIDAVVTSPKARAIETVAPLIASTGHRHEVVPELDEVDRFSSTYYPTEIVHTHGGAYWDKIMAQDWDGLGWDDPATFRARVEAAWADLITNPRGERVVVACHGGVIRIILGAVAGPDVGFFPLNVDYASISRVEVGAGGKQRFISLNETGHFDADRIGVRGVMNDGGRVADAFH, encoded by the coding sequence ATGGAGCTGATCATCGTGCGTCACGGCCGCCCACACACTGCGGTCGACGTCGACGGCATCGCTGATCCCGGTCTCGACGAGATCGGGAAGTGGCAAGCCGATCGGGTTTCGGAATGGCTGGCGCACGAGGCGATCGATGCGGTGGTGACCAGCCCGAAGGCGCGCGCGATCGAGACGGTGGCGCCACTGATCGCGTCGACCGGCCACCGACACGAGGTCGTGCCCGAGTTGGACGAGGTCGATCGGTTCTCGTCGACCTACTACCCAACGGAGATCGTGCACACCCATGGCGGTGCCTACTGGGACAAGATCATGGCACAGGACTGGGACGGCCTCGGCTGGGACGATCCGGCGACGTTCCGGGCCCGCGTCGAGGCGGCGTGGGCCGATCTGATCACGAATCCGCGCGGCGAGCGGGTCGTGGTGGCGTGTCACGGCGGGGTGATCCGCATCATCCTCGGGGCCGTGGCCGGTCCCGATGTCGGGTTCTTCCCGCTCAACGTCGACTACGCGTCGATCTCTCGCGTCGAAGTCGGCGCCGGTGGCAAGCAGCGCTTCATCTCCCTCAACGAGACCGGGCACTTCGACGCCGACCGAATCGGTGTACGCGGTGTGATGAACGACGGCGGTCGAGTCGCCGACGCCTTCCACTGA
- a CDS encoding Gmad2 immunoglobulin-like domain-containing protein gives MLHPRLAARLTVACAVVALLAAGCGDDGDVATDTTTSTVAPTTTDSIPPDSTVPAAASHDVGVYFVAPVGEPAAGGVVDALVASLRTVELEGDATPDMLAEAAFAAVLDGPTELEAETGYGTTVPAATVLGGVTVTDGVATIELSGDFEAPSGAFTDTLRVAQVVFTLTAVDGIDAVRFSIDGVVRDVIGTHGVEVDAENGAVRDDIPEARPPILVEHPAAGAVVGDPLEVSGESNTFEANVRWALTDPDGLILDEGFTTATSGSGTWGTFEFTVPVGPVDRAGLGALILWEDSAEDGRQVNIVEVPVMFDEPT, from the coding sequence GTGCTGCACCCCCGCCTTGCCGCAAGACTCACCGTCGCGTGCGCCGTCGTCGCCCTGCTCGCCGCCGGCTGCGGCGATGACGGCGATGTGGCGACCGACACCACGACATCGACCGTCGCCCCCACCACGACCGACTCCATTCCGCCCGATTCGACCGTTCCCGCGGCCGCATCCCACGACGTCGGCGTCTACTTCGTCGCCCCGGTCGGCGAGCCGGCCGCCGGCGGCGTCGTCGATGCGCTCGTCGCCTCGCTGCGGACGGTCGAGCTCGAGGGCGACGCGACTCCTGACATGCTCGCCGAAGCGGCGTTCGCCGCCGTGCTCGACGGCCCGACAGAGCTGGAGGCCGAGACCGGCTACGGGACGACGGTTCCGGCCGCCACCGTGCTCGGTGGCGTCACGGTGACCGACGGCGTCGCAACGATCGAGCTCTCGGGCGACTTCGAAGCGCCGTCGGGCGCCTTCACCGACACGCTGCGGGTCGCGCAGGTCGTGTTCACGCTCACCGCAGTCGACGGCATCGATGCCGTGCGGTTCAGCATCGACGGTGTGGTGCGCGACGTGATCGGCACCCACGGCGTGGAGGTCGATGCCGAGAACGGAGCCGTTCGCGACGACATCCCCGAAGCCCGCCCACCGATCCTGGTCGAACACCCGGCCGCCGGTGCCGTCGTCGGCGATCCGCTCGAGGTCAGCGGCGAGTCCAACACGTTCGAGGCGAACGTCCGTTGGGCGCTGACCGACCCCGACGGGTTGATCCTCGACGAAGGTTTCACCACGGCCACGAGTGGCAGCGGGACCTGGGGAACCTTCGAGTTCACGGTTCCGGTCGGCCCGGTGGACCGGGCCGGGCTAGGCGCCCTGATCCTCTGGGAGGATTCCGCCGAGGACGGGCGCCAGGTCAACATCGTCGAAGTCCCCGTGATGTTCGACGAGCCGACCTGA
- a CDS encoding amidohydrolase family protein encodes MAALDYMAFDADNHYYEAEDAFIRHVDPKMHKRCMQWGEINGRKRLLVGGKINRFIPNPTFDPIAKPGCLDDYFRGKVARDNIVEAFGELEPIPAAYRDRDARLEVMDRQNMESCFMFPTLGVGMESALEHDVEAMLAAFAGFNKWVEEDWGLNYKDRIFTAGYITLADVDWALDQLDWMIERDVRVVNMRPSSVPDGNGGRRSLGHPAHDPFWKKMNQYGITLAMHSGDSGYEFMSDYWGMTDSFEAFRQNAFKSLLTYSPISDALASLIAENVLSEHTNIRVATIETGSEWVQPLVKKFEKTYKQQKHMFAEDPMDVFRRQVWVSPYYEDDLVDLKDKIGAEHMIFGSDWPHAEGLPEPTDFIDDLQDFSSDEIEKIMRTNGLALTQRAV; translated from the coding sequence ATGGCTGCTCTCGACTACATGGCGTTCGACGCCGACAACCACTACTACGAGGCGGAGGACGCGTTCATCCGTCACGTCGACCCCAAGATGCACAAGCGGTGCATGCAGTGGGGCGAGATCAACGGCCGCAAGCGACTCCTCGTCGGCGGCAAGATCAACCGGTTCATCCCCAACCCGACCTTCGATCCCATCGCGAAGCCCGGCTGTCTCGACGACTACTTCCGGGGCAAGGTCGCGAGGGACAACATCGTCGAGGCGTTCGGCGAGCTCGAGCCGATCCCGGCCGCCTACCGCGACCGCGACGCCCGCCTCGAGGTGATGGATCGCCAGAACATGGAGTCATGCTTCATGTTTCCCACGCTCGGTGTCGGCATGGAGTCGGCGCTCGAGCACGACGTCGAGGCGATGTTGGCGGCATTTGCCGGCTTCAACAAGTGGGTGGAGGAGGACTGGGGCCTCAACTACAAGGACCGCATCTTCACCGCCGGCTACATCACTCTCGCCGATGTCGACTGGGCGCTCGACCAGCTCGATTGGATGATCGAGCGCGACGTGCGCGTGGTCAACATGCGTCCCTCGTCGGTGCCCGACGGCAACGGGGGCCGCCGCTCGCTCGGCCATCCAGCCCATGATCCGTTCTGGAAGAAGATGAACCAGTACGGCATCACGCTCGCAATGCATTCCGGGGACTCCGGCTACGAGTTCATGAGCGACTACTGGGGTATGACCGACTCGTTCGAGGCCTTCCGGCAGAACGCGTTCAAGTCGCTCCTGACCTACTCGCCGATCAGCGATGCGCTTGCGTCCCTGATCGCCGAGAACGTGCTCAGCGAGCACACCAACATCCGGGTCGCGACGATCGAGACCGGCTCCGAATGGGTGCAGCCGCTCGTCAAGAAGTTCGAGAAGACCTACAAGCAGCAAAAGCACATGTTCGCCGAGGATCCGATGGACGTGTTCCGCCGTCAGGTCTGGGTGTCGCCCTACTACGAGGACGACCTCGTCGATCTGAAGGACAAGATCGGCGCCGAGCACATGATCTTCGGTTCCGACTGGCCCCACGCGGAGGGCCTGCCCGAGCCGACCGATTTCATCGACGACCTCCAGGACTTCAGCTCCGACGAGATCGAGAAGATCATGCGCACCAACGGGTTGGCCCTCACCCAGCGAGCGGTCTGA
- a CDS encoding gamma-glutamyl-gamma-aminobutyrate hydrolase family protein (Members of this family of hydrolases with an active site Cys residue belong to MEROPS family C26.) gives MGRPRVLLTPWRRTLPTALDPECDLLTIAPDYTDAVRRAGGLPIVAAHVEGEEIDELLDAVDALLLTGGQDVDPELYGQAKTSSWRVARVADDFDVALARAAIARGLPVLGVCRGAQVLNVALGGDLRQEIQQQGGGPHPTYREMGPDPRSHRHDVVVRSGTRLAALYAEGPLVVNSLHHQAIGALAPGLVVSAVAPDGVVEAIEGESIDVLAVQWHPEMLRNEGGDVLFTDLVARARMSATMTT, from the coding sequence TTGGGCCGGCCGCGGGTTCTCCTCACCCCGTGGCGGCGCACGCTCCCGACGGCGCTCGACCCGGAGTGCGATCTGCTGACGATCGCGCCCGACTACACCGATGCGGTTCGCCGTGCCGGAGGTCTGCCGATCGTCGCGGCGCACGTCGAGGGTGAGGAGATCGACGAACTCCTCGATGCGGTCGACGCGCTCCTGCTCACCGGCGGGCAGGACGTCGATCCCGAGCTCTACGGGCAGGCCAAAACGTCGAGTTGGCGGGTGGCGAGGGTTGCTGATGATTTCGACGTCGCTCTCGCTCGCGCCGCCATCGCCCGGGGACTTCCCGTGCTCGGTGTGTGTCGTGGCGCACAGGTGCTCAATGTCGCGCTCGGTGGCGACCTCCGTCAGGAGATCCAGCAGCAGGGCGGCGGCCCGCACCCGACGTACCGGGAGATGGGTCCCGATCCGAGGAGTCACCGACACGATGTCGTGGTGCGGTCCGGCACTCGGCTCGCGGCGCTCTACGCGGAAGGGCCGCTCGTGGTCAACTCACTGCATCACCAGGCGATCGGCGCTCTGGCACCCGGTCTGGTGGTCTCCGCCGTCGCCCCCGATGGTGTGGTCGAAGCAATCGAGGGGGAGAGCATCGACGTGCTGGCTGTGCAATGGCACCCGGAGATGCTCCGGAATGAGGGTGGGGACGTGTTGTTCACCGATCTCGTCGCGCGGGCCCGGATGAGTGCGACGATGACGACGTGA
- a CDS encoding DNA-3-methyladenine glycosylase I: MTQWLQTDDDGVTRCWWPGTADDYVEYHDREWGRPVVDDVRLFEKICLEGFQSGLSWLTILRKRENFRAAFAGFDPEKVACFGEPDVLRMLDDAGIVRHQGKIRSAINNAVRAVDLIEERGSLAAYFWSWEPTGVEGVRTDDSPVPATTPTSIAIAKDLKRRGWSFVGPTTVYAFMQAMGLVNDHMPGCSAGVACARERTALVRPV; the protein is encoded by the coding sequence ATGACGCAGTGGCTCCAGACCGATGACGACGGCGTCACCCGGTGTTGGTGGCCGGGGACGGCCGACGACTATGTCGAATACCACGACCGAGAATGGGGTCGGCCGGTGGTCGACGATGTCCGGCTGTTCGAGAAGATCTGCCTCGAGGGTTTTCAGTCGGGTCTCTCGTGGCTCACGATCCTGCGCAAGCGCGAGAACTTCCGCGCCGCGTTCGCGGGGTTCGATCCCGAGAAGGTCGCGTGCTTCGGAGAGCCCGACGTGCTGCGAATGCTCGACGACGCAGGGATCGTTCGTCATCAGGGGAAGATCCGGTCGGCGATCAACAACGCCGTGCGAGCGGTCGACCTGATCGAGGAGCGGGGCTCCCTCGCCGCCTACTTCTGGAGCTGGGAACCGACGGGGGTCGAGGGCGTCCGTACCGACGACTCGCCGGTCCCGGCCACCACGCCGACCTCGATCGCGATCGCGAAGGATCTCAAGCGACGGGGTTGGAGCTTCGTCGGGCCCACGACCGTCTACGCGTTCATGCAGGCAATGGGTCTGGTCAACGACCACATGCCGGGATGCAGCGCCGGTGTCGCCTGCGCTCGGGAGCGAACGGCGTTGGTCCGCCCGGTCTGA
- a CDS encoding glycosyltransferase family A protein translates to MQESDLVFNLVWTGGVYRYLRYFVFSLLDQTQCRFRFIANNCTPDSVREMQTFAAATDRIVEVVVLDVARMVPHGTALDPIFDGRDDGDLFCFIDVDIKATRPFLADFAAATATHDVVTSGVEVWTDVNTLAADEVGVGGRHFYAHDGFVFGSPHMAIYRKAIVRETFEKWGIRFHCGGKTEMSSAAWATLERMGKAYIAYDTAKVLNILLQADGHSLTHQEHDALVHIGGLSHYLAPPQFDFATDVTSGDIEGEPMWTTYGGVELRAAVARFTAMMLKELAAGRRAPSIPDGLDDDTTGKLELVRTEVITMVEDAAPWLELTGG, encoded by the coding sequence GTGCAGGAGTCGGACCTCGTCTTCAATCTGGTGTGGACGGGCGGCGTCTATCGATACCTGCGCTACTTCGTGTTCAGCCTGCTCGACCAGACGCAGTGCCGATTCCGTTTCATCGCGAACAATTGCACGCCCGATTCCGTTCGCGAGATGCAGACCTTCGCCGCGGCTACCGACCGCATCGTCGAGGTGGTCGTGCTCGACGTCGCGCGGATGGTCCCCCACGGGACGGCGCTCGACCCGATCTTCGACGGTCGCGACGACGGCGATCTCTTCTGCTTCATCGATGTCGACATCAAGGCCACGCGTCCGTTCCTCGCCGACTTCGCCGCCGCGACGGCCACACATGATGTGGTGACGTCCGGTGTCGAGGTGTGGACCGACGTCAACACCCTCGCGGCCGACGAGGTGGGTGTCGGCGGGCGCCACTTCTACGCACACGACGGGTTCGTGTTCGGCAGCCCGCACATGGCGATCTATCGCAAGGCGATCGTTCGGGAGACGTTCGAGAAGTGGGGGATCCGCTTCCACTGCGGAGGGAAGACCGAGATGTCGTCCGCCGCCTGGGCGACCCTGGAGCGGATGGGAAAGGCCTACATCGCCTACGACACCGCGAAGGTGCTCAACATCCTCCTCCAGGCCGACGGGCATTCGTTGACCCATCAGGAACACGATGCGTTGGTGCACATCGGCGGGCTGTCGCACTATCTCGCACCGCCGCAGTTCGACTTTGCGACCGATGTGACAAGTGGCGACATCGAGGGTGAACCGATGTGGACGACGTATGGCGGTGTCGAGTTGCGGGCCGCGGTGGCGCGGTTCACCGCGATGATGCTGAAGGAGTTGGCCGCCGGCCGTCGCGCACCCTCCATCCCGGATGGGCTCGACGACGACACGACGGGCAAGCTCGAACTCGTGCGAACCGAGGTGATCACGATGGTCGAGGACGCGGCGCCGTGGCTGGAGTTGACCGGTGGGTGA
- a CDS encoding DMT family transporter has product MTATALRPEDAPFAPLDWGFVFGAASIWGGSFLFMAIGLDAFEPGVVTLLRVVFGGLALLALPGSRVAVPREDLPKIALLGVTWMAFPLTMFPIAQQWIDSSVAGMLNAAMPLLTVLISWSVFHTPTGPRRLFGVGVGLIGILLISVPEASTAGTNAIGVGLVVLAVASYGVAVNIAGPLQQRHGSLPVIARALAVATVLTLPYGLAGIPASTFAWDSLIACVVVGAGGTGIAFLFAANLSGRVGAVRASLVTYVIPIISIGLGVIFRDETVTVAAIIGTGIVLFGAYLSSRVD; this is encoded by the coding sequence GTGACCGCCACGGCCCTGCGCCCCGAAGACGCACCGTTCGCCCCGCTCGATTGGGGCTTCGTGTTCGGCGCAGCGTCCATCTGGGGCGGTTCGTTCCTCTTCATGGCCATCGGACTCGACGCCTTCGAGCCGGGAGTCGTGACGCTGCTACGAGTCGTCTTCGGCGGGCTCGCACTCCTGGCACTGCCGGGTTCCCGCGTGGCGGTTCCCAGGGAGGACCTTCCGAAGATCGCACTCCTCGGTGTGACCTGGATGGCCTTCCCGCTCACGATGTTCCCGATCGCGCAACAGTGGATCGACTCTTCGGTCGCCGGAATGCTCAACGCGGCGATGCCGCTGTTGACCGTCTTGATCTCGTGGTCCGTCTTCCACACGCCGACCGGTCCCCGACGGCTCTTCGGGGTCGGTGTCGGCCTGATCGGCATCCTGCTCATCAGTGTGCCGGAGGCATCGACCGCGGGAACGAACGCGATCGGCGTCGGTCTCGTCGTGCTCGCCGTCGCCTCCTACGGGGTCGCCGTCAACATCGCCGGACCCCTCCAGCAACGTCATGGTTCGTTGCCCGTGATCGCTCGAGCGCTCGCGGTCGCCACCGTGCTCACCCTTCCCTACGGCCTCGCCGGGATCCCGGCGTCAACCTTTGCGTGGGACTCGCTGATCGCCTGTGTCGTGGTGGGTGCCGGAGGGACCGGTATCGCGTTCCTCTTCGCGGCGAACCTCAGCGGCCGCGTGGGTGCGGTGCGAGCATCTCTGGTGACCTACGTGATCCCGATCATCTCGATCGGGCTCGGGGTGATCTTCCGCGACGAGACGGTCACCGTCGCGGCGATCATCGGGACCGGCATCGTGTTGTTCGGCGCCTATCTCTCCAGCCGGGTCGACTGA
- a CDS encoding SDR family oxidoreductase produces the protein MSDTTGRLAGRVAVITGGGGGIGEAYCRRFVAEGAKVAVVDIGREQGQEVADSLGDDAVFVHCDIADEGSVDACRDAVLETFGTIDVLVNNAALYGELDLGDNSVGYLRHVYDVNVIGQWLMCRAFAPTMVRKGWGRIINIGSIAGYLPLGALGGPGDPTTWSLSSYAYQQTKFAVLGLTRQLAGELGKYGVTANTIAPGLVMTPATDKQVPGGFDQIFADMSATKRNSQADDMVGPVLFLASDDSAMVNGQTICVDGGNVMPT, from the coding sequence ATGAGCGACACGACGGGCCGGCTCGCCGGCAGAGTGGCCGTCATCACCGGCGGTGGCGGCGGGATCGGCGAGGCCTATTGCCGACGCTTCGTCGCGGAGGGTGCCAAGGTCGCCGTCGTCGACATCGGGCGGGAGCAGGGTCAGGAGGTCGCCGACTCGCTCGGCGACGACGCCGTGTTCGTGCACTGTGACATCGCCGACGAGGGGTCGGTCGACGCGTGCCGTGATGCGGTGCTCGAGACCTTCGGCACCATCGACGTGCTGGTCAACAATGCGGCGCTCTACGGCGAACTCGACCTCGGCGACAACAGTGTGGGCTACCTCCGCCACGTCTACGACGTCAACGTGATCGGCCAGTGGCTGATGTGCCGCGCCTTCGCGCCGACGATGGTCCGCAAGGGCTGGGGCCGGATCATCAACATCGGCTCCATCGCCGGCTACCTCCCGCTCGGGGCGCTCGGCGGACCGGGCGATCCGACGACATGGTCGCTCAGCTCCTACGCATACCAGCAGACCAAGTTCGCGGTCCTCGGCCTCACCCGGCAGCTGGCCGGCGAGCTCGGCAAGTACGGCGTCACCGCCAACACGATCGCCCCCGGTCTGGTGATGACACCGGCGACCGACAAGCAGGTGCCGGGCGGGTTCGATCAGATCTTCGCCGACATGTCGGCAACGAAGCGCAACAGCCAGGCCGACGACATGGTCGGCCCGGTGCTCTTCCTCGCCAGCGACGACAGCGCCATGGTCAACGGCCAGACCATCTGCGTCGACGGCGGCAACGTGATGCCGACGTGA
- a CDS encoding long-chain fatty acid--CoA ligase — protein MKNNIGLFITKRAQLSPDVDAVFDVASGRRQNYVELNERCNRVANAMTGEGLQLGDRVATLLMNGPEFVETFFGTAKAGGVIVALNWRLVADELSFILTDSGATTLVFGTAFNELVEELHSRGTDGTQVTNWIHVGDAADRPSFATGYEDLLGRASADEPDVIASDDDLLFIMYTSGTTGLPKGVMHSHKTAIWSVITANATADVRYGDRYLICLPLFHVGALNPLLSTFHKGGSAIIMSEFDPVKIWEIFGSERITVTLAVPAMLNFMLLTYDKDAHDISSLRWVMSGAAPVPVSLIETYAAMGIEIHQVYGLTETCGPGCLISPDDALVRAGSTGKAFFHTEVRVVDEKGDDCGADEPGEVLIRGPHVMTGYWNRPEATAESIDDDGWFRTGDVAIMDADGFVYIQDRVKDMIISGGENVYPAEIENVLVSMDGITEAAVIGVPSEKWGESPLAVVVKSDESITAQQVLDYCDGKLARFKLPKLVEFTDVIPRNPTGKVLKRVLREQYEGAATQ, from the coding sequence ATGAAGAACAACATCGGCCTCTTCATCACCAAGCGGGCCCAGCTCAGTCCCGACGTCGACGCCGTGTTCGACGTCGCGAGCGGTCGCCGGCAGAACTATGTCGAGCTCAACGAGCGGTGCAACCGGGTCGCCAATGCCATGACCGGCGAGGGCCTCCAGCTGGGCGACCGTGTCGCGACACTGCTCATGAACGGACCCGAGTTCGTCGAGACGTTCTTCGGTACCGCGAAGGCCGGCGGCGTCATCGTCGCCCTGAACTGGCGGCTGGTCGCCGACGAACTGTCGTTCATCCTGACCGATTCGGGCGCGACCACGCTGGTGTTCGGCACCGCGTTCAACGAGCTGGTGGAGGAACTCCACAGCCGTGGCACCGACGGCACCCAGGTGACGAACTGGATCCATGTCGGCGACGCCGCCGATCGGCCGTCGTTCGCGACCGGCTACGAGGACCTCCTCGGCCGCGCCTCCGCCGACGAACCCGATGTGATCGCGTCCGACGACGACCTGCTCTTCATCATGTACACGTCGGGCACCACCGGCCTTCCCAAGGGGGTGATGCACTCCCACAAGACCGCGATCTGGTCGGTGATCACCGCCAACGCCACGGCCGACGTTCGCTATGGCGACCGCTACCTCATCTGTCTGCCGCTCTTCCACGTCGGCGCGCTCAACCCGTTGCTGTCGACGTTCCACAAGGGCGGGAGCGCGATCATCATGTCCGAGTTCGATCCCGTGAAGATCTGGGAGATCTTCGGCTCGGAGCGCATCACGGTCACCCTCGCCGTGCCGGCGATGCTCAACTTCATGCTCCTCACCTACGACAAGGACGCCCACGACATCTCCAGCCTGCGGTGGGTGATGTCGGGTGCAGCACCGGTCCCGGTGTCGCTCATCGAGACCTACGCCGCGATGGGCATCGAGATCCATCAGGTCTACGGCCTCACCGAGACCTGCGGCCCCGGCTGCCTCATCTCCCCCGACGATGCGCTCGTCCGCGCCGGGTCCACCGGCAAGGCGTTCTTCCACACGGAGGTTCGCGTGGTCGACGAGAAGGGCGACGATTGCGGGGCCGACGAACCCGGCGAGGTGCTCATCCGTGGTCCCCACGTCATGACCGGCTACTGGAACCGACCCGAAGCGACCGCCGAGTCGATCGACGATGACGGTTGGTTCCGCACCGGCGACGTGGCCATCATGGACGCCGACGGCTTCGTCTACATCCAGGACCGGGTGAAGGACATGATCATCTCGGGGGGCGAGAACGTCTATCCGGCCGAGATCGAGAACGTGCTCGTGTCGATGGACGGCATCACCGAGGCCGCGGTGATCGGCGTGCCCAGCGAGAAGTGGGGCGAGTCCCCGCTCGCCGTCGTGGTGAAGTCCGACGAGAGCATCACCGCGCAGCAGGTGCTCGATTACTGCGACGGCAAGCTCGCCCGGTTCAAGCTGCCGAAGCTCGTCGAGTTCACCGACGTCATCCCCCGCAACCCGACCGGCAAGGTCCTCAAGCGAGTCCTGCGCGAGCAGTACGAAGGAGCAGCCACACAATGA
- a CDS encoding HAD family phosphatase has translation MPIDAVVFDLGNVLVHWDRRLLFEKLIDDPAELDRFLDEVLTLEVNADLDRGVPLPEVTAALAQRFPADRVLIEAFRDRWPETLGEILWDSVAILEELRSLPVTLLALSNWGRDTFAVAEPQLPFLHLFDGLVISGREGVVKPDPAIFELLCHRHGVDASSTVFIDDSAANIATADSLGFRTVRFADPRQCRRELIDLGLDLAPMGS, from the coding sequence GTGCCGATCGACGCTGTCGTCTTCGATCTCGGGAACGTGCTCGTCCACTGGGATCGTCGCCTGCTGTTCGAGAAGCTGATCGACGATCCCGCCGAGCTCGACAGGTTCCTCGACGAGGTGCTGACGCTCGAGGTCAACGCCGATCTCGACCGGGGCGTGCCGCTCCCGGAGGTGACCGCCGCCCTCGCGCAGCGGTTTCCGGCCGATCGCGTGCTGATCGAGGCGTTTCGCGACCGTTGGCCGGAAACGCTCGGCGAGATCCTGTGGGATTCCGTGGCGATTCTCGAGGAGCTCCGATCGTTGCCCGTCACCCTGCTCGCGCTGAGCAACTGGGGACGAGACACGTTCGCGGTCGCGGAACCGCAGCTGCCGTTCCTGCATCTCTTCGACGGCCTGGTCATCAGCGGACGCGAGGGGGTGGTCAAGCCCGACCCGGCGATCTTCGAGCTCCTGTGCCACCGCCATGGCGTGGACGCCTCGTCAACGGTGTTCATCGACGACAGCGCCGCCAACATCGCGACGGCCGACTCGCTCGGGTTTCGCACCGTGCGCTTCGCTGATCCGCGCCAGTGCCGCCGCGAGCTGATCGATCTCGGTCTCGACCTCGCACCGATGGGGTCCTAG